A stretch of the Uranotaenia lowii strain MFRU-FL chromosome 3, ASM2978415v1, whole genome shotgun sequence genome encodes the following:
- the LOC129758006 gene encoding trypsin-1-like has translation MKLFVIAALCFVAVSAGSDEDLWLRFNRRMPGGHHLTSPKSDESISGRVVGGVDAEIANFPYQLSLRYNGNHICGASVISGRWALSAAHCNYPPPDPAIMSLRGGSSNRLQGGEIFEIEEIVNHPEYDDWNLVNDVSVLRTTEDMLDSHHPHIHPIALDHAGSTHVPGSRSVLSGWGLNEQNVLPIILQRVDIPKVDFEYCIRSWPLGWVTPDMICASEPGRTACNGDSGGPLVVGGRQIGIVSWGASDCRGLYPTVFARVGYAMTRDFIRETTGV, from the exons ATGAAGTTGTTTGTGATAGCTGCGTTGTGTTTCGTGGCCGTTTCGGCCGGTTCAGATGAGGACCTTTGGCTTCGGTTCAACCGACGGATGCCAGGTGGTCACCACTTGACGTCCCCTAAGTCGGACGAATCGATAAGTGGCCGAGTTGTCGGTGGTGTAGATGCCGAGATTGCTAACTTCCCGTACCAGTTGTCGCTGCGTTACAATGGCAACCATATCTGTGGAGCTTCCGTCATCTCTGGTCGTTGGGCTCTGTCAGCAGCTCATTGTAACTACCCTCCCCCAGATCCGGCTATC ATGTCCCTACGTGGTGGCTCCAGCAACCGTTTGCAAGGtggagaaatttttgaaatcgagGAAATCGTAAACCATCCCGAATACGATGATTGGAATTTGGTTAACGACGTGTCGGTTCTCCGTACAACTGAAGATATGCTGGACTCCCATCATCCCCACATTCATCCGATTGCCTTGGATCATGCTGGTTCCACTCATGTTCCAGGATCTCGTTCCGTGCTCTCGGGCTGGGGATTGAAT GAACAAAATGTACTGCCCATCATTCTTCAAAGAGTTGATATTCCGAAGGTCGATTTCGAATATTGTATTCGATCGTGGCCACTTGGTTGGGTTACCCCTGA TATGATCTGTGCTAGTGAGCCTGGACGCACAGCTTGCAATGGCGATAGTGGTGGCCCTCTGGTTGTTGGTGGTCGACAGATCGGTATTGTCTCGTGGGGTGCTTCGGACTGCCGTGGACTTTACCCGACTGTATTTGCCCGTGTTGGTTATGCTATGACTCGGGACTTTATTCGCGAGACGACTGGAGTGTAA